Below is a window of Poecilia reticulata strain Guanapo linkage group LG8, Guppy_female_1.0+MT, whole genome shotgun sequence DNA.
ttggaacaatataaataaaacaaaactagcttaaagtaatttttcagcttgttttaagacaataacTCCTcgatattaatgaaaaagttctaattccactgccagattatttcactgtagtaagatgtaataaaataaaaacttagcaCACTGTGCAGATTACTCAGTGAACCACTTAGGCCTATTATGTACAACagtgaaaatacattaaagtcaaatcattttttaaataggaaaaacattttattggctaAGGTGCAAAGGCAGAATTGATCAATTTTAGGaaaaaatgcatctgcagcttAAAATATACTGTGAAAAACTCAGTCTTAGTCTTTATGTTACAGTCaacaaatatttgatttctACTTTAGTTGACGTTATTttaacaatcgattaatcacgattaatcgctTCAGTAGTTCAGAATCCATCTGTTCTTTGTCTGACCTTGTTGAAGAGGTTGACCGGAGCGGCCACTGACTTGCTCTCCTTCAGATACTCGAACCACCTGAAGGGAAGACCGGCGTAGCCTGAGGAGGAGAAACAGGCGGAGCGTCATCCCTCCACGCTTCCAGGACATTCCAAAACTTTCCAAATCTACTCATCTCCATCTTAAGAGGTTTTTAATTCACAACTTTTCCAAGAACTTCCCACTTCCCACCCGTTTCCTTCCCAATATTAATGTTCTGTCCTGGACGTACAGAAGCTTTTGGTTCCAATTTTTCCAATCAGAAATTTTATCaagaatttgaaaaacaaacaaaaaaaatcttctgattTCTTCAAACACTTTAGTTTATTGGGAACTAtattttaaagttcgtcttaaaacccatctattttacttggctttcaacaccagcgggatctagttttaaattgtatgtttttgtatttaaactaagtttttatttattttattttattttaattgttttattatgttgtgttttaatgtacagcactttgtatcagctgtgattgttttaaagtgctttataaataaagttggtttggaaCAGCGTACAAAGCgatacactacaaaaacacaaaatctctcggagtatttttgtttagtttacagtgtaaatgtcttagtacacaggaaagaagacaaaactaacttattacAAGTatctttttagcaaaatatagaTTAAAGTCAAAAGACTTTCATGAATATTATTTCAATATTCATGAAAAACTTCTAGTtccacttgcagattatttcactttatgaaattgagaaaaaaattacaagtggAATAACCTGccaatattaaattattgagcttgctgaaaagttacttgtaagttagttttctatcttttcaagtgtattaagatatttgcagtataactgaacaaaatgcttggtaagattttgtgtttttgcagtgtattccTTTGCTTCTGTTCTTTCCAGGTTTTCAGAAACCATCCGATTTAACAGGATATTCATGCATTTCTttaaacctgcagctgcaggaagccGGACGTACCTCTGGGGGGCGTCAGCTCGATGTTATTGATCTCACAGAACCCAGCGGGGAAGATGGACGGAGACGTGGAGTGATAACAGAACCAGTCGGAGCCGTCGGCTGCTTCCGAGCCGTCGATGCCGATCATCAGGTATCCGTCTGCCAGAACCTGCGGGAGGCGATGGAGGCTGCAGGTCAGGCGGAGAAGTTTGAGTCGCCCGTCTGAGCGGGACggactcttcctcctcttcctcctcctcaccttcCTCACTGTGGCCACGCAGATGGCAGACAGGTTCAGCGGGTCGATGGCCTCCAGCTTCATCCCGTCCTGGAACCAGAGTCCGGTCTGGTCCACCTCCTTCACCTGGGGGACAGAGGACATCGCTCTGAGGTTTACAGGTGTTAaactgccccctggtggtcagAAGATGGAATAGTCTGATGTAATGACCATGATTAAAACGAGGGATAAACTAATGATTATCTTAGCAATTATTccaacgattaatcgattaattggacAAAAGaactggcacattctgcagatttttcaattaaccccttaagcatttttatacaatattagaaatgcagataaataattatttttttaaataataaaaaaaaaatttttggtTTGAAACGACTGAAACCCAATTAAAATCAGGTcaattagtaaaaataaatccagaaaatgtgagaattagttttaaaatactttctaGCAACTTTCAGCTTAATAAGAACAACTTGAAAAGGCTGCAGATGTAAAATATGGTTAAAATCGATTAAATTTGACATCtaaacaggtttaaaatgcatgaaaacagatttaaaagatGAACTGTGAGCCCAGCTGAGGCTCACCTTGGCAAACAGCTGTCCAGGAgcgtccgtctgtctgtccagCTTCCTCGTCccatctgaaaacagaaaaacaatcactgtccatccatccctccTTCATCCGCACCGCCAGATTTAATCCACGCCCACCTGATCGTTTGAAGCGGTGTCCGATGGAGCGGGACCAGCCGATGCTGTGGATCAGCGGGCTGTACATGTGGCACCAGAAGTCGTCCGTCCCGTCGTCGCATTCCTCGTAGACGAGCCGCAGCCGCCCGCCGATCACCTGCAACGACACGGTCGTCAAGGAGACGGAAACGCTGGAACCGTCCGACCGGACAGACGCTCACCTGCTCCACCAGAGCCACCCGAGTCCGACACAGGTGGGTCTTATCCACCACCTCCACCCTCATCTGCTTCTTGAAGGGGAACTGCATGCTCTCCTgcacctggaggaggaggaagaggaggaggaggaagacgacgTCAAGCAGCGGCtcagatcaatcaatcaagtttgtTTGAACAGCACATTTCATCAATAAGGCAACTCAAAGTGCTTCAtatgacagaaacacaaaatcaacaattgATTTGAGCGTTTTAACAGGTTTGTGGAGTTTTCTGAAGTCGTCTCTGCATGAAAATTTACCTCTTCAGGATTTATACAAATCCAACGTATCAAAATTCAACAACTTTCCGGACATTTCAATCAGTTTTGGaacaatatttagttttatttaccaACATTTATGCTTCATACCTGTAATCTCAGCacgataaaaaacaaaatttaatttcttattaaatCCAATTTGGCTCATTTATAACTTTGCTGATGTTCAGATGCAGCTATCACAGTTTTCAGGTTTAATCTGCAAAATCGATAGtttaatcctgaaaaaaaaaaatctccataatGATGGAAGCTGAATGAGCAGAACCGAACTGAAAGCCTCTGATTCATGCGTCACCTTCGATGAGAAGTCTGGCGGCAGAGTTTTGGACCCGGTCAGTCTCTTAATGAGGAAGGTCTTCCAGTTGGCGAACCTGTGCAGGAtggctgcagacagaaaaacatcagccaatcagaaatcAAACCAAACGGGTCGGTCTGCAGCAGAAAACCCCCCAGGATCGGGTCCGTCAGAATCGCTTACTCACTCTGTGGAGGAACCAGCGGTTTCCCTCCGGCCGCGCACCAGCCCACCGGGTGGATGTCCGGCACGCAGAGGTTCAGCCAGAAGTCCCGGGTGGAGTCGCTGTCGAAGCCCTCGTAGCGCAGCAGGGCCTTAAAACCtgcaggaggaaccagaacccgtCCGTTAAACCAGAACCTCCCCAGATGAAGGCTTGGATGCATCAGCTGAGCTCTGGGCGCTAACCGGCTAGCTTGATGATGCTGGCGATCCAGTAGACCTTCATGGGCAGACCGCTGTCGGTGTTCGGGACCTCGACCCGGACTCCTTCACTGACGCTGCCCCACGACTTCCCCATCAGAACCTGGACACACGGAGAAGTCCAAAGAACTTTGGGgacaaaataatacaattattgGGGAAAACAATTTGCACCCATTTCtgaacagctttttattttaagactgaTGGAAAAAATGCTGGGATCTGGTGACTTTCTGTGAATTTCCACAATCGCGGAATCTCAGAAAACTGATTGGTTTCATTTAGCATCTGGAGTCTGGAGGGCCACATTAAAAGTTACGGTGGGCCACATTTGGCCCTCAGACCTCGACTTTGACTCATGGAAACCAAGATGGAGCTGAGGAGATGAACTCACGTGTTTGAAGCAGCTGACCGGCGCTCCCGTCACTTCTCCGTCTCCAAGGTAACGCCCCCAGTCAAACACGTCCACAGAGACTGCAGGATGCACCGCCAGCGTTAAAAAGCCGCCATGTTtgtgatgacgatgatgatgatgagtgaGGAAGGTTCTGCTGCTACCCACCGCTCTTTCTGGCGCCGCCCTGCTGGCTGGACTGGTGCTGGGTGTACACAGCCAGTTTGGTCATCAGAGGCTGTTTCTGCAGAACTTTGGCCTTCTTGGTGGGCGGCTTCCCCTTTCaaacagacaggaagcagaTCAGAACCTTCCCGGGTTCTGGGAGGTTCTGATCGGACCGGGTCGGGCTCACCTGCAGCCTGGCCAGGATGCTGGCCTTCTTGGAGTTGGAGGAGAAGCTCCTGGAGCAGGAGACGCTGCAGAAGCGCTTGGTTTTACTGTAGAAAGCGTCCCGGACGCCGATCATCCCGCACATCTCACAGGTGGCTAAAAAACAACGACGGAGAGAAAAACTACCACCTGCTGAGGTCTGCTACCTCAGGGGTGCACAAACTTTTCCACATCATGGCCTCCAACCAGCATTAGCTTCTGGCTGAAGAACCACACAGacaatgctacaaaatatgcaaacaaacaactttcagaatgtttttatcACTTTCATCCTCTTTTTTATACTTAAATACCAACTCATACCTTCTGATTCCAGTTCTTAGAGTTTTGTCCTCCACTGTCTTATTTCTTGACAGAAATTTCTCCATTTTGCGATTGCTAAGCTAACTTTAAGGAGAAAAGCAGCTTGATAAATTTGACTCTCAGCCAGAAcataaacatggaaaataatgtttaaataagttgttactttaaatattataatgattgaaaaaaatacaatagagTATTAGAGCCatactaagaaaaaataattaaaaataaataaaatgcgagataaagtcataatgttacaagaataaacttgtacgagaataaagtcgtaatattattactttattcccAAAATATggcgactttattctcgtaaatttgactttatctcataattttattttgttttgttttcttaatgaGGCTTAATATTCTAtcgtaaaaaatgtttttgatactaataaaatatttattactcattttttatattttctcccAAAGTtgtggcgccccctggtggaaaGACACTGCGCTAAATAGCCCTAACTGGGaatttttgggggggtttgGGGAAATTGCTGCATTTgacataaaaacttaaataaagtgtggcttgttttttttttcttgttttattttctatctacTGTATCTATGATGCTTGAgaacaaagttttaatttgtgGAAACTCTTCTGACTGACCCATGCCCGCCTTGCCGTCGGGGTAGGTGTACACCTGTCCGTTGGTCTTAATGAGCatcagggaggaggaggaggatgaagaggtgGTGAGTTGATGGCCGACTCCGCCCACGCCGAAGTCTTCATCCTCGCTGTCCTCCGGGCTGGACGCACCGCTGCCGCCGCTGgagtctgagctgcagctgctgcggtCCTCCTCCAGGCTGTCCAGCATCCCGAAGGAGTCCTGCCGCTTCCTGGACGGACGCTCCACCTGAGGACAGGCACATGAAACAGAAACCAACTATGAAGAGAAAAGGATTTAGTCCTTCCTTAAAACTGCGATGAGAACAAAGAGTAGAGAGAGAAGGAAGTTCAAACCCTCCATCCATCAAGGACTTTATCCCCAACTTCAACATCTCTACTGAGATTCCATCCATATGGCcagaaaagcaaaggaggtggattagcagtgcttgacACCTGCTGATGGTGTCATTCAGGAAGTTttgctgtttctgctttttggaTATTGAGATatgaaatctaattttttttcataccagatccgatttccaattttaatactttatttttttttgctcacttttattttctaaaaatattttttcaaaattggcttttatttcaatcatcctTCTATGAGTTTTGAGATGGAGTTATTAGGGCCAGgctatgaaaatatttaattacaggAAAAAAGTCATGAGttgcacttttacaaaaaaaagagtcttaaaattacaagaaaaaagttgttttaatgagaaaaaagcttaGTTACTATAATCAGTGAAGTCTGCGTGGCTCTTTCTTCAAAACAGACACTGTTAATTGTATGATTGTTTCAAAGTCCTTCTACTGgcaataatttgatgctgatgtgttaaaatatttatttttattaagtgttACCTCTAAAACTTATAccaaaatataacttaaaaagatgctcaacattcctcattttaaatttcagtttttttgtgttggagttaaaataaaattactattttattcTCTCAGTATTACgacttttttctcataactaagaaataaaaatctcagcCTGGCTCTAATATTCCGTctttgacctgaattcaaagaccaaaaaaacaagcagtaaaACACGCTTGTCAAACAAAATGGCCGCCCTGCGTGCTGACATTAATCTGAACTATGGAAACTCAAGGAGTCAACTGGTGAAAAAAAGTCTAGATTTactcaaattaaatattcagaatatCCCCCATCCCTATTGGTTAGAATGTCATAAAACTATCATACAGCAAGTCTTCAGTCAGGGGCTTCTCTAGATTTGTTGCGAGACTGACTGCTGATGGAGAGCCTTTcttaacattttcatattttctcactGCTATCAGGATCAGGATCCCAACTGAAGAGTTTTGGACATAATATTGAACGTCTGAAGGTTCTTGAAATCTCAAAAAAGATCAATAGAAGtgtggatttgtttttcaacatCTGTTAGAGAGAGTGGAGAGAAGATTGGGAATGTTAGGATGGAAGAAGATCTTCCACAGTTGCTTCACGTGAAATTTAAAGTTGAGGTTGGAAAGTTGTGGCACATTCACGCATGACGGGAGGGAAGTAGAGTGTAGGACCGAGTACTAACCCCTGAGGGATCCCACAAGTGAACATCCTGTtctgtttgtgcattttgttcaggagaaatcttaaatatttacagttaaaGCAGAAATGCTAGCTTCTATTTCTGTCAGTCTAAGCTCTACGGATTGAGAGGTTCCTCTAGTCTAATAAAGAACTACAGTTTTCCAGGTATTCTTTggattttttatgctttttcccTTCAGTTTTTGAACCTGACCATGTTTTCAGTTGGGTTTTTGGATCATTCAGGTTCCTCCCTCTCTAACACATTTGGTCCCATCggtatgatttattttaacctCATCAGATGTTTAGATCTGTCAAGACATCTGCAGCTCATTTACATCTTGATGAGATcttgtttctgcagctctgcactGCGGTGCTCTGACTCTGCAGGACACTACACCAGACTCCCTTCAGCATTCCTCcaattccagcttcctgccGGTTTTGAATCCAGCTCCAAGGTTCTGGAGTTCAACTCGCAGCTTGGCTTCACTCATCTATACTCATCGCTTTATTCGGCATACATGACCCGACTCTGTAACCGCGGTATGTGCAGGAATCAGTCTGTCAGTATCGATCATCGCTGCTCTCTGGAGAAGCGGCTCGAACAAGCATAACAAAGCGGGAACAAAGGTCTGTCTCCGGGCAGAGGAGGCAGGGACTCACCGGGTCTCTGGGGGTCTCCATGGAGCCAGATCCCGCACAGGAGGCCGCTGTCTGGATCGCCTCAGCCCGCAGGAAGGCAGGTTAAAACCTAGCGGCAGACATAACAACACAATTAGCACAGCTCAGAAGCTCAATGCTGTacgctgattggctgctggctCCGCTTCGTGTGTGGAGTTCAGATGAGGCGGCGATGCGTCcaccgccacctgctggacagACTCAGAAacgcaacaacaaaacacagctCCACTCAGTTTGATTTTTCTGCTGCGGCTGCAGAAAACTGCGAGGGAGTAAAAGCCAgacaaagataataaaaaaaaataacgaaAATGAAGATATAATATTATGTGAATGAATTGATAATATTAGTAGTATAAAGATGCTATATTACCAGAAGAATGTCGTAAAATTACtagaaaatatcattttaatgAGAGCAAAACCTCCATTTCATTATCAAAATTTGGTGTCTGAATGGTTGTTACTTCGAAATAGACATTTGCTCACAAGATGCTCAtcattcctcattttatttatttatttttaataatttttggtctagttctCATAAAACTGCAACTCTCctaatatttcaactttattctctgaatactataactttattcttgcaGCAATGTTATtacttcaattttattttttcttaacacTCTGTTGTAAACACTCCGTTATTGTACAGAAGTGCAAATATCACATTTGTTGAAGATACTTCTAAATTAGCACcataaaatcagtgattttgtgTACAATAAATCACCAAAACAATGTCAAAATCCTGAGGGACTGATCGATGTGAGAAGATgttatattattacattttaagaagtATTTATCAAAAGCACacacagctatttattaatattttaacaggatGTTATTGGGTTTGTCAATACATTCtcgcacaaccggccctttgagaacattcatgcttttgatatggcccaaaatgaaaatgtgactttcaGACAACATTCAGACTctctaaaatgacaaaaaagagagattttgtCGAAAATATTAACCAccataaaggttttaaatatattaaaattcgGCGAACGTCAAGTCcgaaaatttatttatttatttatttatttatttatttatttatttattaagacaaagaaaaggcgtttttattagaataacagcaagagtaacaaaaaaaatctttaaaattgattttgtaGGGAGAAATAAAGCTCTTTGTAATGCCTCCGTTTTTTGGAAgattttttaaagcagcatttataAAAACGTCCGGAAGACGTTCAACAACGTTCAAACAACATTCGGAGGTATGCACTTTGTAtaagaagtgaaaaataaaaatatgataaaaaataataactgccattaaagttttaaatatgtaaaaactaaatcaagtgaaatgacagcaaaaaaaaagaaaattaactgGGAACGAATGTTCAGAGTGAATGTTCAGACAACGTCTGCTGAACGTCAGGTCCGAACATTCGACGTTCACCTTTCAGACTACGTTCACGGACGTCGTGCAAACATTTGCTTGCTAGCTGAGCAGTGCTGTTGAGTAGCGCAAACACTCACACTGAGGTGCGCCACCTACTGACAGCCAGAAGGTGGTGCTGTTGAACTCAGGCTGAACTCCAGCTACGCATGGATTCCTCTGAAGAACAGGATGTCAAGTcaaggagcaggaggaggaggaggacatgcTGGGACTGGCAGGTCGGCCGGAGGTGGAGCCTCAGAGACAGGAACCTGTTTGAAAGATTCAGAATCAGAGAAAAACTGGATCAGGATGTTTGGATCTAACTTCTTATGCAGGTAAAACCATCTTTCTCCCTCTGGATTCAATAGGAATGTGCTATAGGATGATTCTAGGCTGAAATGGCACCTGAAATgctattaagttttttttcctcacgtGAAATAAGTAAGATGAGGTTCTTCTTAAGTAAACCTGACTGTGAAGTTCTGTTCTGTGGCCTGGTTAACAGGGACTCTGCTGCTGAGCTTCAAGGCTGGTTCTGTCTGTGTGTTGTTGGCTGGTTTCTGTGGCCGGGTGTGTTCAGCTGAAAGAAAACCCACCCTGTTCTGATTTCAGACCAACGCTGAGCCTGAACTCGTTTAAGCTTCCAGGAGAAATCCCCGGGTTCTCCGGTACAATGCTGGACCCAGAGATCAGGAAggtttcatgtgttttctgcTGTCAGGTGTTGTTTACCACTGGGTTCAAATGGGACACAGCGACGGTTCAGGAGAGGAACCGGTCCAAGCACATTTCTCTGTTCCTATGCCGCAAACACTGAACCCAGCACAACATGGAACAAGGAAGTTCTGCTGGAAATATGGCTCCTGCTTCTGAAGCTGAAGTCTTATTTACTAAGGTCTTACTTTTCTCTCTAACGGGTCAGtcttctttaattttttcacatttttactgatCGGACCTCAAGAATGTTTCAGAACCAGGAGTGGAAGTTGTTTCAAAGCAGCTCAGGTTGATATTTCTGAGTCCTCTGGCGCCCATCTGACCCGGTCACAGGGAACCTCCACCACAGCTAGTTCTTCTTGGTCCAGTACAATCCTGCTTCTTGTTGTAGCTCTAACCgtctttacactgcaaaaacacaaaacaaaccaggtgtttctgtctagtttcttatgtaaatatttcaatacacctgaaatacgacaaaactaccttgcaagtaacttttcagtgagtATAGGACCTTATTGTttgttaaaagttatttaatattgatgaaaaagtactggttccactggctgactatttcacttataacattggAAAATTTTTTgatcttataagtgaaataatttgccaataGAACTATTACTTTTCACATCAATTTTAAGGACTTAtctacttaaaacaagttcctgtaatgtgatgaaaagttacttataagttatttctgtcttatttccagtgtactaagatatttgtacttggcaagatttttttcttttgaaatataaTAACAGGTCCAACCAGGTTCTGCTAGTGGATCCAGTTGTGTTCTGGTTCTTGTCTGATCCTCCCCTCCCTGTGGTCTGTTCAGATAACCGTAGGCAACCACAGCAGAGAGACAAAATCCAACCGTCTTGCGAACTAGTGTCTCAGGGCCTTAAGATCCAGATTTCTAGAGGACGAAAAACATCCATGAAAATGGGAAAACTGTATTATGCAGTGAAATCTGGAATATTTGTAGAATTTGTTGGCTTGGATATAAAGAATCTGGGTTTTCCATACAGTCTTGGTGAGAGTGTCCCTCTTGCTGTTGAGGGAAAGAGAGACTTTACTGGTTCTGTTTTGACAGCTGTAgttaaaaactgagtttttccATGCTGGTTGCTCAACGATGCTCTTGTTAGTGGGCAACATGGAGGCTAAATGCCTTGTGCAGTGGCTGGGGGAGTCGTAATTGAATCAACAGCTTTCAGATTGGAAGTTGATGAATTTCTCCACTGAGCTTCAGGGGTCTTACcaacactgatttaatggagaGTTGAAACAATCGGATGTTTGGTGCAGATTCGGCTGTTCTGCTGGACCCAACCTGAGTTCCTGACGTTGTTCTGACCTGATAATGAGGTGTTGCTTATACAGGAGCAGTTTTTGTGGTCTGGAGAATTTGCCTTGGAGGTGGAAACTGAAAAAACTGGTTCATAGTCAGATCACCTTCTTGAACACGTGATTGTACCGATTCATGGAAAACAATTTTAGGAGTCCCGAAGACCGAGAACATCCCTGATGGACTCCAGACTGCAGGACACCCAAGATTAATCTGTAATACGGATCAGATTATGAAGGTACCAGAAGGTTTTAGAGTTTATTGTTCATTCGGCCAGCGGTGGATGAGAACGTGTAGTTGTCAAACTGCAGAACCATCACATGTACTAACCAACATTTCTACCAGTGGGCAAGCGTCTCAGTCACTGTCCTGTTTTAACCCAGAAACATctgtataaataataatttttcacC
It encodes the following:
- the LOC103469014 gene encoding MBT domain-containing protein 1-like isoform X2, with product METPRDPVERPSRKRQDSFGMLDSLEEDRSSCSSDSSGGSGASSPEDSEDEDFGVGGVGHQLTTSSSSSSSLMLIKTNGQVYTYPDGKAGMATCEMCGMIGVRDAFYSKTKRFCSVSCSRSFSSNSKKASILARLQPPTKKAKVLQKQPLMTKLAVYTQHQSSQQGGARKSVSVDVFDWGRYLGDGEVTGAPVSCFKHVLMGKSWGSVSEGVRVEVPNTDSGLPMKVYWIASIIKLAGFKALLRYEGFDSDSTRDFWLNLCVPDIHPVGWCAAGGKPLVPPQTILHRFANWKTFLIKRLTGSKTLPPDFSSKVQESMQFPFKKQMRVEVVDKTHLCRTRVALVEQVIGGRLRLVYEECDDGTDDFWCHMYSPLIHSIGWSRSIGHRFKRSDGTRKLDRQTDAPGQLFAKVKEVDQTGLWFQDGMKLEAIDPLNLSAICVATVRKVLADGYLMIGIDGSEAADGSDWFCYHSTSPSIFPAGFCEINNIELTPPRGYAGLPFRWFEYLKESKSVAAPVNLFNKEVPNHGFRPGMKLEAVDLMEPRLVCVATVTRIVHRLLRIHFDGWEDEYDQWVDCESPDLYPVGWCQLTGYQLQPPAVTAGSRDLQSAGSKQRRKSQQYRGQKKKRKLPVAKRPVSLSGSMVTGVPRNLSGDENETPPDYPSPPPPASAAQPPSADAEGRAGLQMEIHNNTGGTNSSFQRAAPETNGSSRDFLANKDQ
- the LOC103469014 gene encoding MBT domain-containing protein 1-like isoform X1, which encodes METPRDPVERPSRKRQDSFGMLDSLEEDRSSCSSDSSGGSGASSPEDSEDEDFGVGGVGHQLTTSSSSSSSLMLIKTNGQVYTYPDGKAGMATCEMCGMIGVRDAFYSKTKRFCSVSCSRSFSSNSKKASILARLQGKPPTKKAKVLQKQPLMTKLAVYTQHQSSQQGGARKSVSVDVFDWGRYLGDGEVTGAPVSCFKHVLMGKSWGSVSEGVRVEVPNTDSGLPMKVYWIASIIKLAGFKALLRYEGFDSDSTRDFWLNLCVPDIHPVGWCAAGGKPLVPPQTILHRFANWKTFLIKRLTGSKTLPPDFSSKVQESMQFPFKKQMRVEVVDKTHLCRTRVALVEQVIGGRLRLVYEECDDGTDDFWCHMYSPLIHSIGWSRSIGHRFKRSDGTRKLDRQTDAPGQLFAKVKEVDQTGLWFQDGMKLEAIDPLNLSAICVATVRKVLADGYLMIGIDGSEAADGSDWFCYHSTSPSIFPAGFCEINNIELTPPRGYAGLPFRWFEYLKESKSVAAPVNLFNKEVPNHGFRPGMKLEAVDLMEPRLVCVATVTRIVHRLLRIHFDGWEDEYDQWVDCESPDLYPVGWCQLTGYQLQPPAVTAGSRDLQSAGSKQRRKSQQYRGQKKKRKLPVAKRPVSLSGSMVTGVPRNLSGDENETPPDYPSPPPPASAAQPPSADAEGRAGLQMEIHNNTGGTNSSFQRAAPETNGSSRDFLANKDQ